The proteins below come from a single Comamonas antarctica genomic window:
- a CDS encoding homoserine kinase: MAVFTEVSEKEARELLRQLPLGTFQSLRGIQGGIENTNYFLTTDQGEWVLTLFERLTAQQLPFYLHLMKHLAHAGIPVPDPQANRQTGDILLRVCGKPAAVVNRLRGSSQLAPAPVHCAAVGEMLARMHLAGRDFGRQQPNLRGLPWWNETAPVVQPYLDGALAELLQSELAFQNHIAASSAYAALPRGPVHADLFRDNVMFEGEQLTGFFDFYFAGVDTWLFDLAVCLNDWCIDHATGAHDAPRAQAMLAAYQRVRPLTGAERELLNAQLRASALRFWISRLWDFYLPREAALLTPHDPRHFERVLRQRIAHPLSLAA; encoded by the coding sequence ATGGCTGTTTTTACCGAAGTCTCCGAAAAAGAGGCGCGCGAGCTGCTGCGCCAACTGCCATTGGGCACCTTCCAGAGCCTGCGCGGCATCCAGGGCGGCATTGAAAACACCAACTATTTCCTCACTACCGACCAGGGGGAATGGGTGCTCACGCTGTTCGAGCGCCTCACGGCCCAGCAGCTGCCGTTCTACCTGCACCTGATGAAGCACCTCGCGCACGCCGGCATCCCCGTGCCCGACCCGCAGGCCAACCGCCAGACCGGCGACATCCTGCTGCGCGTGTGCGGCAAGCCTGCGGCCGTGGTCAACCGGCTGCGCGGCAGCAGCCAGCTCGCGCCCGCGCCCGTGCACTGCGCGGCCGTGGGCGAGATGCTGGCGCGCATGCACCTCGCGGGCCGCGACTTCGGACGCCAGCAGCCCAACCTGCGCGGCCTGCCCTGGTGGAATGAGACCGCGCCCGTGGTGCAGCCCTATCTGGACGGCGCGCTGGCCGAACTGCTGCAGTCCGAACTGGCCTTCCAGAACCATATTGCTGCCTCGTCGGCTTATGCGGCGCTGCCGCGCGGCCCGGTGCATGCCGACCTGTTCCGCGACAACGTCATGTTCGAGGGCGAGCAGCTCACCGGCTTCTTCGACTTCTACTTCGCGGGTGTCGACACCTGGCTGTTCGATCTCGCCGTCTGTCTCAACGACTGGTGCATCGACCACGCCACGGGCGCGCACGACGCGCCGCGCGCCCAGGCCATGCTGGCCGCCTACCAGCGCGTGCGCCCGCTCACCGGCGCCGAGCGCGAACTGCTCAATGCCCAGTTGCGCGCCAGCGCACTGCGCTTCTGGATCTCGCGCCTGTGGGACTTCTACCTGCCGCGCGAAGCCGCGCTGCTCACGCCGCACGACCCGCGCCACTTCGAGCGCGTGCTGCGCCAGCGCATCGCGCATCCACTGAGCCTGGCGGCATAG
- a CDS encoding BPSS1780 family membrane protein — protein sequence MKLQIVPARTGVQWVKLGVQTFWRQPMALAALFFLAIAGMSLVSLVPLIGPALALALLPCTSLAMMVAAAEATQGRFPTPTLLLVAFRTGRQRLRAMVTLGLLYAVAFLAIMGLSALIDGGTFAEVYLGGETMTREIAEDPEFQAAMWLSMALYIPLSLAFWHAPGLIHWHGIPPVKALFFSFVACLRNWGAYLVFGLAWMVFFLACGMVLALVTGILASLIGSIAGGIMVGAAMMLAAMFFTSVVFTFRDSFSAPDGREPELSGD from the coding sequence ATGAAACTCCAGATCGTTCCCGCGCGCACCGGTGTGCAGTGGGTCAAACTCGGCGTCCAGACCTTCTGGCGCCAACCCATGGCGCTGGCCGCGCTTTTCTTCCTGGCGATTGCCGGCATGTCGCTGGTCTCGCTGGTGCCGCTGATCGGGCCGGCGCTGGCGCTGGCGCTGCTGCCCTGCACCTCGCTGGCCATGATGGTCGCGGCCGCGGAAGCCACGCAGGGCCGCTTTCCCACGCCGACGCTGCTGCTGGTGGCGTTTCGCACCGGCCGCCAGCGCCTGCGCGCGATGGTCACGCTGGGCCTGCTGTATGCCGTGGCCTTTCTGGCGATCATGGGGCTGTCGGCGCTGATCGATGGCGGCACCTTTGCCGAGGTCTACCTCGGCGGCGAGACCATGACGCGCGAGATTGCCGAAGACCCGGAGTTCCAGGCGGCGATGTGGCTGTCGATGGCGCTCTACATCCCGCTGTCGCTGGCTTTCTGGCATGCGCCCGGCCTGATCCACTGGCATGGCATTCCGCCCGTCAAGGCGCTGTTCTTCAGCTTTGTCGCCTGCCTGCGCAACTGGGGCGCGTATCTGGTGTTCGGCCTGGCATGGATGGTTTTCTTCCTCGCCTGCGGCATGGTGCTGGCGCTCGTGACCGGCATCCTGGCCAGCCTGATCGGCTCGATTGCGGGCGGCATCATGGTCGGCGCGGCCATGATGCTGGCCGCGATGTTCTTCACCTCGGTGGTGTTCACTTTCCGCGACAGCTTTTCCGCGCCGGACGGCCGCGAGCCGGAACTCAGTGGCGATTGA
- a CDS encoding PhoX family protein: MSKSISDKVVRNHSDNTPFSEILEKSLSRRAVTRGSLGAAMALMAGFSLSACGGDSDPVTPTEPVTPPVTPPVTPVPELKLGFQSLANSMTDACVVPAGYTAQVLGAWGTPLNSNAAAWDRNGNNSSNDLLNSTGMHHDGMHFFALDGSATEGLLVVNHEYIDEKVLHPNGQTGTGAGQKRPVEEVRKEINAHGVAVMHIRKEGTSWNIVLNSKYNRRFTSATPMRLAGPVGGTDSVKTPFSPNGTQVRGTNNNCGNGTTPWGTYITAEENWASCFVNTGAVTAAQKRVGVSTAKGRYLWETAAGDVTEQNGEFARFNITPGLGWENEVNGFGYLVEIDPYDPSSIATKRTAMGRFAHEGAAYGNPVEGQPLAFYCGDDSRFEYVYRFVSEAVWDPKDATRTDRLNVGAKYLDKGTLYVARFNDDGSGEWVALVPATVGKGGKTLGAEFGSLEAILINTRGAADFVGATPMDRPEWTAVHPTNGDVYLTLTNNTSRNATTGTNAANPRLNNANGHIIRWHDQSGTNAFRWDIFVFGASDLDNADTNRSSLTAVNQLASPDGLSFDSRGIMWIQTDNGLDGGRNNNVAKTTNDQMLAVIPKPMSESTGTGPVINASNQADLRRFFVGPNEAEITGVAYSPDNTSIFLNIQHPVNWPAYDTTDATVVSSTKVRPRSATVVIQRTDGKPIGV; encoded by the coding sequence GTGAGCAAATCCATTTCCGACAAGGTCGTTCGCAACCACAGTGACAACACGCCTTTCAGCGAAATCCTCGAAAAGAGCCTGTCGCGCCGTGCCGTGACGCGTGGCAGCCTGGGCGCTGCGATGGCGCTGATGGCCGGTTTCAGCCTGAGCGCCTGTGGCGGCGACAGCGATCCCGTGACGCCCACCGAGCCGGTGACGCCTCCCGTCACGCCGCCGGTCACGCCCGTACCCGAACTGAAGCTGGGCTTCCAGTCGCTGGCCAATTCGATGACCGACGCCTGTGTCGTGCCCGCGGGCTACACCGCGCAGGTGCTGGGTGCGTGGGGCACGCCGCTCAACAGCAACGCCGCTGCCTGGGACCGCAACGGCAACAACAGCTCCAACGACCTGCTGAACTCGACCGGCATGCACCATGACGGCATGCATTTCTTCGCGCTCGACGGCAGCGCCACCGAAGGCCTGCTGGTGGTGAACCACGAATACATCGACGAAAAAGTGCTGCACCCCAACGGCCAGACCGGCACCGGTGCGGGCCAGAAGCGTCCCGTGGAAGAAGTGCGCAAGGAAATCAACGCCCATGGCGTGGCCGTGATGCACATCCGCAAGGAAGGCACGAGCTGGAACATCGTGCTGAACTCCAAGTACAACCGCCGCTTCACCTCGGCCACGCCGATGCGCCTGGCCGGCCCGGTCGGCGGCACGGACTCGGTCAAGACCCCGTTCTCGCCCAATGGCACCCAGGTGCGCGGCACCAACAACAACTGCGGCAATGGCACCACGCCCTGGGGCACCTACATCACGGCCGAGGAAAACTGGGCGTCGTGCTTCGTGAACACCGGCGCCGTGACCGCAGCGCAAAAGCGCGTCGGCGTTTCGACCGCCAAGGGCCGCTACCTGTGGGAAACCGCGGCCGGCGATGTGACCGAGCAGAACGGCGAATTCGCACGCTTCAACATCACGCCCGGCCTGGGCTGGGAAAACGAAGTCAACGGCTTCGGCTACCTGGTGGAGATCGACCCCTACGATCCCAGCAGCATTGCCACCAAGCGCACCGCCATGGGCCGCTTCGCGCACGAAGGCGCCGCCTACGGCAACCCGGTCGAAGGCCAGCCGCTGGCGTTCTACTGCGGCGACGATTCGCGCTTCGAATATGTCTACCGCTTCGTGTCGGAAGCCGTCTGGGACCCCAAGGACGCGACGCGCACCGACCGCCTCAATGTCGGCGCCAAATACCTCGACAAGGGCACGCTGTATGTCGCGCGCTTCAATGACGACGGCTCGGGCGAATGGGTCGCACTGGTCCCCGCCACCGTGGGCAAGGGCGGCAAGACGCTGGGCGCCGAATTCGGCAGCCTGGAGGCGATCCTGATCAACACCCGCGGCGCGGCCGACTTCGTCGGCGCCACGCCCATGGACCGCCCCGAGTGGACCGCCGTGCACCCGACCAATGGCGACGTCTACCTGACGCTGACCAACAACACCAGCCGCAACGCGACCACCGGCACCAATGCCGCCAACCCGCGCCTGAACAACGCCAACGGCCACATCATCCGCTGGCATGACCAGAGCGGCACCAATGCCTTCCGCTGGGACATCTTCGTCTTCGGCGCATCGGACCTGGACAACGCCGATACCAACCGCTCGTCGCTGACTGCCGTGAACCAGCTGGCCAGCCCGGACGGCCTGTCCTTCGACAGCCGCGGCATCATGTGGATCCAGACCGACAACGGCCTTGACGGCGGCCGCAACAACAACGTGGCCAAGACCACCAACGACCAGATGCTGGCCGTGATCCCCAAGCCCATGAGCGAGAGCACCGGCACGGGCCCGGTCATCAATGCCAGCAACCAGGCCGACCTGCGCCGCTTCTTCGTCGGCCCGAACGAAGCCGAGATCACCGGCGTCGCCTACTCGCCCGACAACACCAGCATCTTCCTGAACATCCAGCACCCGGTGAACTGGCCTGCCTACGACACGACCGATGCCACGGTCGTGAGCAGCACCAAGGTGCGCCCGCGCTCGGCCACGGTGGTGATCCAGCGCACCGACGGCAAGCCGATCGGCGTCTGA
- a CDS encoding FUSC family protein — MQEEKEPAPAASKARAALHLLHRQQLHESLALAPQMSLRIALIAGFQASLAVLVALVLTLLSPWPQLVGFPALGALAALFGRFAPLARRRRIVAVCALLLLAAVLLPSLASLFGASEWGLVLVLALVAGLSTVAVSRWDLGGPGAVIIVFAAGAALHPVASAQELGARLAATAAGGLLAWVVCWLTDGLRAKELRQLQFPVVRIPPISHQWIAGARIAAGAAVAALLAWAAGAQHPAWAAIGATAVMQGSHLHVTMNRALQRLGGTVLGACLAWLFLAQQPPLWGIVLAVIVFQFLTEVIIGFNYALGQITVTPMALLMTLLASHSSLAGSMPVERVLDTLLGAAVGIALAVLFSSADDRAYLAQLRRRR, encoded by the coding sequence ATGCAAGAAGAAAAAGAACCAGCGCCCGCGGCCTCCAAGGCGCGCGCGGCGCTGCATCTGCTGCACCGCCAGCAGTTGCACGAAAGCCTGGCGCTCGCGCCGCAGATGTCGCTGCGCATCGCGCTGATCGCCGGGTTCCAGGCGAGCCTCGCGGTGCTGGTGGCACTGGTGCTCACGCTGCTGTCGCCCTGGCCGCAGCTGGTGGGTTTTCCGGCGCTGGGCGCGCTGGCGGCGCTGTTCGGGCGTTTCGCACCCTTGGCGCGGCGCCGGCGCATCGTGGCCGTGTGTGCGCTGCTGCTGCTGGCCGCCGTGCTGTTGCCCTCGCTGGCATCCTTGTTCGGCGCCAGCGAATGGGGCCTGGTGCTGGTGCTGGCGCTGGTGGCCGGCTTGTCGACGGTGGCGGTGAGCCGCTGGGACCTGGGCGGGCCCGGCGCCGTGATCATCGTGTTTGCCGCGGGCGCCGCGCTGCATCCGGTGGCCAGCGCGCAGGAACTGGGCGCGCGCCTGGCCGCCACGGCGGCCGGCGGCCTGCTGGCCTGGGTGGTGTGCTGGCTCACCGATGGCTTGCGCGCGAAGGAACTGCGCCAGCTGCAGTTTCCCGTGGTGCGCATTCCGCCCATCTCGCACCAGTGGATCGCGGGGGCGCGCATTGCCGCCGGCGCCGCGGTGGCGGCGCTGCTGGCCTGGGCCGCGGGCGCGCAGCATCCGGCCTGGGCGGCGATTGGCGCGACCGCGGTGATGCAGGGCAGCCATCTGCACGTGACCATGAACCGCGCGCTGCAGCGCCTGGGCGGCACCGTACTGGGCGCCTGCCTGGCCTGGCTGTTCCTGGCGCAGCAGCCGCCGCTGTGGGGCATCGTGCTGGCGGTCATCGTGTTCCAGTTCCTCACGGAAGTGATCATCGGCTTCAACTACGCGCTGGGGCAGATCACCGTCACGCCGATGGCGCTGCTCATGACTTTGCTGGCATCGCACTCTTCGCTCGCCGGCAGCATGCCGGTGGAGCGCGTGCTCGACACGCTGCTGGGCGCGGCGGTGGGCATCGCGCTGGCGGTGCTGTTTTCCAGCGCCGACGACCGCGCCTACCTGGCGCAGCTGCGGCGGCGCCGGTAA
- a CDS encoding UvrD-helicase domain-containing protein → MFPLDLLSGAAPSAASDSPLLANLNEEQLAAVTLPAGHALILAGAGSGKTRVLTTRIAWLLQTGQATPASILAVTFTNKAAKEMSARLSAMLPVNVRGMWIGTFHGLCNRLLRAHHQAAGLPQSFQILDTQDQLSAVKRLCKQHNVDDERFPPKQLQYFIAGCKEEGQRPGDVAVHDPDTRRKVEFYQLYEEQCQREGVVDFGELMLRSYELLRDQPQLRAHYQRRFQHILVDEFQDTNRLQYAWLKQLAGDEVGGLMQARGSVIAVGDDDQSIYAFRGARVGNMADFVREFDVQRQIKLEQNYRSFSNILDSANALISHNSRRLGKNLRTTQGPGEPVRVYESHTDLAEAQWIVDEIRQLVKNDGFARQEIAVLYRSNAQSRVIETALFNAGVPYRVYGGLRFFERAEIKHALAYLRLLENPHDDTSFLRAVNFPPRGIGARSIEVLQDAARSAGCSLSDAVTAVPGKAGANLGAFVAKIEVLREQTQGRNLRQIIEAVLEESGLIEHYRNEKEGADRIENLQELVNAGESFVTQEGFGRDAVALPLDEHGQALRQSPVSQGIDPSQPLLDEVLPVLQPAAGIVDIDTGETLSPLVAFLTHAALEAGDNQAQAGQDAVQLMTVHASKGLEFDAVFIGGMEEGLFPHENAMNDSGGLEEERRLMYVAITRARKRLYLSHSQTRMLHGQTRFHIKSRFFDELPESALKWITPKQAGFGSFAPQGSGAGYGSAGYGGGRGQGGWGGAKTETFASPPVPPQKAAPGHGLSAGTAVFHNKFGEGKVLAIEGTGDDARAQVNFPRHGTKWLALAIAKLTIVD, encoded by the coding sequence ATGTTCCCTCTCGACCTGCTTTCCGGCGCCGCGCCCAGCGCTGCGTCCGACTCCCCGCTGCTTGCCAACCTCAACGAGGAGCAGCTCGCGGCCGTGACGCTGCCCGCGGGCCATGCGCTGATCCTGGCCGGCGCCGGTTCGGGCAAGACGCGGGTGCTGACCACGCGCATTGCCTGGCTGCTGCAGACCGGGCAGGCCACGCCCGCGAGCATCCTGGCCGTGACCTTCACCAACAAGGCGGCCAAGGAAATGAGCGCGCGGCTGTCGGCCATGCTGCCGGTCAACGTGCGCGGCATGTGGATCGGCACCTTCCACGGGCTGTGCAACCGCCTGCTGCGCGCCCACCACCAGGCCGCGGGCCTGCCGCAGTCGTTCCAGATCCTCGACACGCAAGACCAGCTGTCGGCCGTCAAGCGGCTGTGCAAGCAGCACAACGTCGACGACGAGCGCTTTCCGCCCAAGCAGCTGCAGTACTTCATTGCGGGCTGCAAGGAGGAAGGCCAGCGCCCGGGCGACGTGGCCGTGCACGACCCCGACACGCGCCGCAAGGTCGAGTTCTACCAGCTCTACGAGGAGCAGTGCCAGCGCGAGGGCGTGGTCGATTTCGGCGAACTGATGCTGCGCAGCTACGAACTGCTGCGCGACCAGCCGCAGCTGCGCGCCCACTACCAGCGGCGCTTCCAGCACATCCTGGTGGACGAGTTCCAGGACACCAACCGCCTGCAATACGCCTGGCTCAAGCAGCTGGCCGGCGATGAGGTCGGCGGCCTGATGCAGGCCCGGGGCTCGGTCATTGCCGTGGGCGACGACGACCAGAGCATCTACGCCTTTCGCGGCGCGCGCGTGGGCAACATGGCGGATTTCGTGCGCGAGTTCGACGTGCAGCGCCAGATCAAGCTGGAGCAGAATTACCGCAGCTTCAGCAACATCCTCGATTCGGCCAACGCGCTGATCAGCCACAACAGCCGGCGCCTGGGCAAGAACCTGCGCACCACGCAGGGCCCGGGCGAGCCGGTGCGGGTCTACGAATCCCATACCGACCTGGCCGAGGCACAGTGGATCGTCGACGAGATCCGCCAGCTGGTGAAGAACGATGGTTTCGCGCGCCAGGAAATCGCCGTGCTGTACCGCAGCAATGCCCAGAGCCGGGTGATTGAAACCGCGCTGTTCAATGCCGGTGTGCCCTACCGCGTGTATGGCGGCCTGCGCTTTTTCGAGCGGGCCGAAATCAAGCACGCGCTAGCCTATCTGCGCCTGCTGGAAAATCCGCATGACGACACCAGCTTCCTGCGCGCGGTGAATTTTCCGCCGCGCGGCATTGGCGCACGCTCGATCGAGGTGCTGCAGGATGCGGCGCGCAGCGCGGGCTGCTCGCTCAGCGACGCCGTCACTGCCGTGCCGGGCAAGGCCGGCGCCAACCTGGGCGCGTTCGTTGCCAAGATCGAGGTGCTGCGCGAGCAGACGCAAGGCAGGAATCTGCGCCAGATCATCGAGGCGGTGCTCGAGGAAAGCGGGCTGATCGAGCACTACCGCAACGAGAAGGAAGGCGCCGACCGCATCGAGAACCTGCAGGAACTGGTGAACGCGGGCGAGAGCTTCGTGACCCAGGAAGGTTTCGGCCGCGATGCCGTGGCGCTGCCGCTCGACGAGCATGGCCAGGCGCTGCGCCAGAGCCCCGTGAGCCAGGGCATCGACCCCAGCCAGCCGCTGCTCGATGAAGTGCTGCCGGTGCTGCAGCCCGCGGCCGGCATCGTCGACATCGATACCGGCGAGACGCTGTCGCCGCTGGTGGCCTTCCTCACGCATGCCGCGCTCGAGGCCGGCGACAACCAGGCCCAGGCCGGGCAGGACGCGGTGCAGCTGATGACGGTGCATGCCTCCAAGGGCCTGGAGTTCGACGCGGTGTTCATCGGCGGCATGGAAGAGGGCCTGTTCCCGCACGAGAATGCGATGAACGACAGCGGCGGCCTCGAGGAGGAGCGCCGCCTCATGTATGTGGCGATCACGCGCGCCAGAAAGCGCCTGTACCTGAGCCATTCGCAGACGCGCATGCTGCACGGCCAGACGCGCTTTCACATCAAGAGCCGCTTCTTCGACGAGCTGCCCGAAAGCGCGCTCAAATGGATCACGCCCAAGCAGGCCGGCTTCGGCAGCTTCGCGCCGCAGGGCAGCGGGGCTGGCTATGGTTCGGCCGGCTATGGCGGCGGCCGCGGCCAGGGCGGCTGGGGCGGCGCCAAGACCGAAACCTTTGCCAGCCCGCCGGTGCCGCCGCAAAAGGCCGCGCCCGGCCATGGCCTGAGCGCGGGCACGGCGGTGTTCCACAACAAGTTCGGCGAAGGCAAGGTGCTGGCCATCGAAGGCACGGGCGACGATGCGCGCGCGCAGGTCAACTTCCCGCGCCATGGCACCAAGTGGCTGGCGCTGGCGATTGCCAAGCTGACCATCGTCGATTGA
- a CDS encoding GMP reductase: MQIFDYDNILLLPRKCRVESRSECDASVTLGSRSFRIPAVPANMKTVVDESICTWLAQNGYFYVMHRFDLDNVQFVKDMHAKGCFASISLGVKQPDYETVDRFVAEGLVPEYITIDIAHGHADSVKNMIGYLKQKLPQSFVIAGNVGTPEAVIDLESWGADATKVGIGPGKVCITKLKTGFGTGGWQLSALKWCARVATKPIIADGGIRSHGDIAKSIRFGASMVMIGSLFAGHEESPGNTVEVDGEKFKEYYGSASDFNKGEYKHVEGKRILEPVKGRLADTLVEMEQDIQSSISYSGGKQLMDIRKVNYVTLGGDNAGEHLLM, translated from the coding sequence ATGCAAATCTTCGACTACGACAACATTCTTCTGCTGCCGCGCAAATGCCGCGTGGAAAGCCGTTCGGAGTGTGATGCCAGCGTGACGCTGGGCAGTCGGTCGTTCCGCATCCCCGCCGTCCCGGCCAACATGAAAACCGTCGTCGACGAGTCGATCTGCACCTGGCTGGCGCAAAACGGCTACTTCTACGTCATGCACCGGTTCGACCTCGACAACGTGCAGTTCGTCAAGGACATGCACGCCAAGGGCTGCTTTGCCTCGATCTCGCTGGGCGTGAAGCAACCCGACTACGAGACCGTCGACCGTTTCGTCGCCGAAGGCCTGGTGCCCGAATACATCACCATCGACATTGCCCACGGCCATGCCGACAGCGTGAAGAACATGATCGGCTATCTCAAGCAGAAGCTGCCGCAGTCGTTCGTGATTGCGGGCAACGTCGGCACGCCCGAGGCCGTGATCGATCTCGAAAGCTGGGGCGCCGATGCCACCAAGGTCGGCATCGGCCCGGGCAAGGTCTGCATCACCAAGCTCAAGACCGGCTTCGGCACCGGCGGCTGGCAGCTGTCGGCGCTCAAGTGGTGCGCGCGCGTGGCCACCAAGCCCATCATTGCCGACGGGGGCATCCGCAGCCACGGCGACATCGCCAAGAGCATCCGCTTCGGCGCCAGCATGGTCATGATCGGCTCGCTGTTCGCGGGCCACGAGGAATCGCCGGGCAACACCGTCGAGGTCGATGGCGAGAAATTCAAGGAATACTACGGTTCCGCCTCGGACTTCAACAAGGGCGAGTACAAGCACGTCGAGGGCAAGCGCATCCTCGAACCCGTCAAGGGCCGCCTCGCCGACACGCTGGTGGAGATGGAGCAGGACATCCAGAGCTCGATCAGCTACTCCGGCGGCAAGCAGCTGATGGACATCCGCAAGGTCAACTACGTGACCCTGGGCGGCGACAACGCCGGCGAACATCTGCTGATGTGA
- a CDS encoding NAD(P)-dependent oxidoreductase: MPPTPLKIAVLGTGKMGLPMARCLCQAGHEVHAWNRTRARAEPLAGAGARLHDSAARAVADADIAVSLLENGQVVEDVLFSQGVATAMREGSLFIDMASIQPAEARDHAARLGDRGIAHLDAPVSGGTVGAEAGTLAIMVGGKAADFERAAPVFACLGRATHVGPHGAGQLAKLANQMIVGITIGAVAEALLLAAKGGADMAKVREAIGGGFAASRILELHGQRMLARDFAPGGRMTVQLKDMRNALATAADIGFDAPITGLFEQLYADSIAHGLGELDHSGLFVELASRNAMA; encoded by the coding sequence ATGCCCCCTACCCCGTTGAAGATCGCAGTGCTGGGCACCGGCAAGATGGGCCTGCCCATGGCGCGCTGCCTGTGCCAGGCAGGCCATGAGGTCCATGCCTGGAACCGCACGCGCGCGCGCGCCGAACCGCTGGCTGGCGCGGGCGCACGCCTGCACGACAGCGCCGCACGCGCCGTGGCCGACGCCGACATTGCCGTGAGCCTGCTGGAAAACGGCCAGGTGGTCGAAGACGTGCTGTTCTCCCAGGGCGTGGCCACGGCCATGCGCGAAGGCAGCCTGTTCATCGACATGGCCTCGATCCAGCCCGCCGAGGCGCGCGACCATGCAGCGCGCCTGGGCGACCGCGGCATCGCGCATCTCGATGCGCCGGTCTCGGGCGGCACCGTCGGCGCCGAAGCCGGCACGCTGGCCATCATGGTCGGCGGCAAGGCGGCCGATTTCGAGCGCGCCGCGCCGGTCTTTGCCTGCCTGGGCCGCGCCACCCATGTCGGACCGCATGGCGCGGGCCAGCTGGCAAAGCTGGCCAACCAGATGATCGTCGGCATCACCATCGGCGCCGTCGCCGAGGCGCTGCTGCTGGCCGCCAAGGGCGGCGCCGACATGGCCAAGGTGCGCGAGGCGATTGGCGGCGGCTTCGCCGCCAGCCGCATCCTCGAGCTGCACGGCCAGCGCATGCTCGCGCGCGACTTCGCACCCGGCGGGCGCATGACGGTGCAGCTCAAGGACATGCGCAATGCCCTCGCCACGGCGGCCGACATCGGCTTCGATGCACCCATCACCGGCCTGTTCGAGCAACTGTATGCCGACAGCATCGCGCATGGATTGGGCGAGCTGGACCACAGCGGACTGTTCGTCGAACTCGCGAGCCGCAATGCCATGGCATGA
- a CDS encoding DUF1254 domain-containing protein produces the protein MKSILQSPGAWALALSAAALQPAAGQEAMSADSIRAITKEAYIYAYPMIESYNTMYKQLANPAGREYVGGFGRFRHYSQAYTPENHDIVTPNNDTPYSWAWLDLRAEPWVVSVPAVPGNRYYVQQWIDLFTHNFAYIGSRATGNEAGDYLFVGPRFQGELPTGFKKVFRSETDIVLTLTRTALNGPADVDAVKAVQAGMKLQPLSSFAKTPAPAPAPAVTFPAYDAARGHSHDFIAYLNFLLQFTQPPHPSEVELMKRFASIGIGPGLAFDAARLPAATLAAIDKGVDDGKAALAQKAKTTMSSNGMFGSRAELKNDYLTRAVAAEKGLYGNSLAEAWYGGYVGDGSQMATVHFAPGQLPPAKFFWSMTLYTLPERFLYANPLNRYSIGDRTPGLKRDPDGGLTLYLGHVSPGADKESNWLPTPAGRYSAVARVYGPSEAAMNGSWKLPPLTPVPR, from the coding sequence ATGAAATCCATTCTTCAGTCCCCGGGCGCGTGGGCATTGGCCCTGTCCGCCGCCGCGCTGCAGCCAGCCGCCGGCCAGGAGGCAATGTCGGCAGACAGCATTCGCGCCATCACCAAGGAGGCGTACATCTACGCCTACCCGATGATCGAGAGCTACAACACCATGTACAAGCAGCTTGCGAATCCTGCGGGGCGCGAGTATGTGGGAGGCTTCGGCAGGTTCCGGCATTACTCGCAGGCCTACACGCCGGAGAATCACGACATCGTGACGCCCAACAATGACACCCCCTATTCATGGGCGTGGCTGGACCTGCGCGCCGAGCCCTGGGTCGTGAGCGTGCCGGCGGTGCCCGGCAACCGCTATTACGTGCAGCAGTGGATTGATCTCTTCACCCATAACTTCGCCTATATAGGCTCGCGCGCCACGGGCAATGAGGCCGGTGACTATCTGTTTGTCGGCCCGCGCTTCCAAGGCGAGTTGCCAACCGGCTTCAAGAAGGTTTTCCGCTCGGAAACCGACATCGTGCTGACGCTGACCCGCACCGCGTTGAATGGCCCGGCCGATGTCGACGCCGTGAAAGCCGTGCAGGCCGGCATGAAGTTGCAGCCCTTGAGCAGCTTTGCCAAGACACCCGCGCCGGCGCCGGCGCCTGCCGTGACGTTTCCTGCCTATGACGCAGCCAGGGGCCATTCGCACGACTTCATTGCCTACCTCAACTTCCTGCTGCAGTTCACTCAGCCGCCCCATCCCAGCGAGGTGGAGTTGATGAAGCGCTTTGCCAGCATCGGAATAGGCCCCGGGCTTGCGTTCGACGCCGCCAGGCTGCCTGCCGCCACGCTGGCCGCCATCGACAAAGGCGTGGATGACGGGAAAGCAGCGCTGGCGCAGAAGGCAAAGACGACGATGTCGTCCAACGGCATGTTCGGCTCGCGCGCCGAGTTGAAGAATGACTATCTGACGCGTGCGGTCGCGGCTGAAAAGGGGCTGTATGGCAACTCGCTGGCGGAGGCGTGGTATGGCGGGTATGTGGGCGACGGAAGCCAGATGGCCACCGTGCACTTTGCACCAGGCCAATTGCCCCCTGCCAAATTTTTCTGGTCGATGACGCTGTACACGCTTCCCGAGCGCTTTCTCTATGCCAACCCACTGAACCGGTATTCGATTGGCGACCGAACGCCGGGCCTCAAGCGGGATCCCGATGGCGGGCTTACGCTGTATCTTGGACACGTAAGTCCGGGCGCAGACAAGGAATCCAATTGGCTGCCCACCCCTGCAGGCCGGTACAGCGCGGTGGCACGGGTCTATGGACCGAGTGAAGCGGCCATGAACGGCAGCTGGAAGCTGCCGCCGCTCACGCCCGTGCCGAGGTGA